The following proteins are co-located in the Gammaproteobacteria bacterium genome:
- the rfbF gene encoding glucose-1-phosphate cytidylyltransferase: MKAVILAGGLGTRISEESHLKPKPMIEIGGRPILWHIMKIYSHYGINDFVICLGYKGYIVKEYFANYFLHMSNVTFDMAQNRMEVHERYAEPWRVTLVDTGQDTLTGGRLQRVRDYLGGETFCFTYGDGVTNLDIGATLEFHRAHGKKATVTAIQPPGRYGALNLDGSEVRSFQEKPAGDGAWINGGFFVLEPSVFDYIHGDQTSWEQEPLQQLAQEGQLMSYQHAGFWQAMDTLRDKNHLEELWSSNPPWKVWA, encoded by the coding sequence ATGAAAGCCGTTATTCTGGCTGGTGGACTCGGCACCCGCATCAGTGAGGAGTCCCACCTGAAACCCAAGCCGATGATAGAGATCGGCGGCAGGCCCATCCTGTGGCACATCATGAAGATATACTCCCATTACGGCATCAACGATTTCGTGATTTGTCTGGGCTACAAGGGTTATATCGTCAAGGAGTATTTCGCCAATTATTTTCTGCATATGTCGAACGTGACTTTCGACATGGCGCAGAACCGCATGGAAGTGCATGAACGTTATGCCGAGCCGTGGCGTGTTACGTTGGTGGACACCGGGCAGGACACGCTGACTGGCGGGCGCCTGCAGCGTGTGCGCGATTATCTGGGTGGCGAGACTTTTTGTTTTACCTATGGTGATGGCGTCACTAATCTGGATATAGGTGCAACGCTGGAATTCCATCGTGCTCACGGCAAGAAGGCGACCGTTACCGCGATCCAGCCGCCGGGTCGTTATGGGGCCCTGAACCTGGATGGGAGCGAAGTGCGGAGTTTTCAGGAGAAACCGGCAGGCGACGGCGCCTGGATCAACGGCGGTTTTTTTGTGCTGGAGCCATCCGTGTTCGACTACATTCATGGCGACCAGACCAGTTGGGAGCAGGAACCCTTGCAGCAACTGGCGCAGGAGGGACAGTTGATGTCCTATCAGCACGCCGGATTCTGGCAGGCGATGGATACCTTGCGCGACAAGAATCATCTGGAAGAATTATGGAGCAGCAATCCGCCCTGGAAAGTGTGGGCATGA
- a CDS encoding DegT/DnrJ/EryC1/StrS family aminotransferase codes for MNTHKLAFFGSPPEFDKVLPVGQLYFPSWERYVASFRGIFERQYYTNQGPLTNELEQKLEQFLGVRHVVCVTNATIGLMMAAESMGLSGKVILPAYTFIASAQSLTWAGLEPVFCDIDPLTHQMALDQIDALITDDVSAIMGVNLWGGSCNPSALSELAHARGVQLYFDSAHAFGCKVGGVSIGNFGKMEVFSFHATKILSAAEGGCICTNDDALAVRLRNIRSGYGIEQAVEVDRTSNGRMSEAQAAVALMSLEDFPANRENNERLYRIYEQRLAGIPGLHLVRPTGVSVSNYQYVVCMVDEAEFGLPRDALLAVLNAENINARRYFYPGVHRCVPYVHGQAYYPDRLPNTDRACASCIQFPIGALVSDGAAGRICDVLSRIHHAAPNIRVALKPGSAGG; via the coding sequence ATGAACACACACAAACTCGCATTTTTCGGGTCGCCACCCGAGTTCGACAAGGTGCTTCCTGTAGGGCAGCTCTATTTCCCTTCATGGGAGCGTTATGTTGCATCGTTTCGAGGAATATTCGAGCGGCAGTATTACACCAACCAGGGGCCGCTGACCAACGAACTCGAACAGAAGCTCGAACAATTCCTCGGGGTGCGGCATGTGGTCTGCGTGACCAACGCCACCATAGGGCTGATGATGGCGGCAGAGTCCATGGGGCTATCAGGCAAGGTCATCCTTCCTGCATACACCTTCATCGCTTCGGCGCAATCGCTGACGTGGGCTGGTCTCGAACCGGTTTTTTGCGACATCGATCCGTTGACGCATCAAATGGCACTGGATCAGATAGACGCATTAATCACGGATGATGTTAGCGCGATCATGGGGGTGAACCTGTGGGGTGGATCGTGCAACCCGAGTGCGCTTTCAGAGTTGGCGCATGCACGAGGCGTGCAGTTGTATTTTGATTCTGCGCATGCCTTCGGCTGCAAGGTTGGCGGCGTTTCCATTGGCAATTTCGGGAAAATGGAGGTTTTTTCCTTCCACGCAACAAAGATACTGAGTGCGGCGGAAGGCGGTTGCATCTGCACCAACGATGATGCCTTGGCTGTGCGTCTGAGGAACATCCGTAGCGGTTATGGCATAGAGCAGGCTGTAGAAGTCGACAGGACTTCAAATGGACGGATGTCGGAAGCACAAGCGGCTGTCGCGCTCATGAGCCTGGAGGATTTTCCTGCGAACCGGGAAAACAATGAGCGCCTGTACCGGATATACGAGCAGCGTCTTGCAGGTATTCCTGGCTTGCACCTTGTGCGCCCGACGGGAGTCAGCGTCTCGAATTACCAGTACGTCGTGTGCATGGTCGACGAAGCAGAGTTCGGGCTTCCCAGAGATGCGCTGCTTGCCGTTCTTAATGCGGAAAATATCAATGCCCGGCGCTATTTCTATCCCGGTGTGCACCGTTGCGTTCCTTATGTTCACGGGCAGGCTTATTATCCCGATCGTTTGCCGAACACCGATCGTGCTTGTGCTTCATGTATCCAGTTTCCGATAGGCGCGCTGGTTTCGGATGGGGCTGCGGGGCGCATCTGTGACGTCCTTTCAAGGATACATCATGCTGCGCCGAATATTCGCGTGGCCCTGAAGCCAGGTTCAGCGGGTGGATGA